The following coding sequences are from one candidate division KSB1 bacterium window:
- a CDS encoding DUF3108 domain-containing protein: MSHFQRTFPYGSLRRKPLWFYRSAISVLLIVILPSAVLRSQQTRSDSIPTTQPGILHTRTNTPVDSTKTEAGRNGVAPPLRVVPNAAFGLGEKLTFLVHYGPVNAGNARLSIPEIVTVNGRPCYKIISEMWSNKLFSSFFKIDDRVESHTDVDGLFSWRFSKRLHEGDYKTEHEVAFDQINHLAVMTKDGKNDTLAVPPFVQDVLSAIYLLRTMKLAPGDTIHIDNHSDGKLFDLQVVIHKREKVHTKAGKFSCLVVEPFLKTSALFQQKGRLVIHMTDDHRKMPVMITSQLYVKGFKLGAIVAELEKIEGVKGY, encoded by the coding sequence ATGTCACATTTTCAACGCACTTTTCCCTACGGCAGTTTGAGGCGAAAACCGCTTTGGTTTTATCGCAGCGCAATTTCCGTTTTGCTGATTGTGATTTTGCCGTCCGCCGTCTTGCGATCACAGCAAACCCGCAGCGATTCCATACCAACCACTCAACCAGGAATTCTCCACACTCGAACGAACACGCCTGTCGACTCGACAAAAACTGAAGCGGGCCGCAACGGTGTGGCGCCGCCGTTGCGCGTGGTGCCCAACGCGGCTTTTGGCCTCGGTGAAAAGCTCACTTTTCTGGTTCATTACGGTCCGGTCAATGCCGGCAATGCGCGCCTGTCGATTCCGGAAATCGTCACCGTCAATGGCCGGCCTTGTTACAAAATCATTTCGGAGATGTGGTCGAACAAGCTTTTCTCCTCGTTTTTCAAAATCGACGACCGGGTCGAATCTCACACCGACGTCGACGGGCTGTTTAGTTGGCGGTTCAGCAAGCGCTTGCACGAAGGCGATTACAAAACTGAGCACGAGGTGGCGTTCGATCAAATCAATCATCTCGCCGTGATGACGAAAGACGGGAAAAACGACACGCTGGCCGTGCCGCCGTTCGTTCAGGACGTTTTGTCGGCGATCTACTTGCTGCGCACGATGAAATTGGCGCCGGGCGATACGATTCATATCGACAACCATTCCGATGGCAAGCTGTTCGATTTGCAAGTTGTCATTCACAAACGTGAGAAAGTGCATACCAAAGCCGGAAAATTTTCATGCCTTGTCGTCGAGCCGTTTCTGAAAACCTCGGCGCTGTTTCAGCAAAAAGGTCGTCTCGTCATTCACATGACTGACGATCATCGCAAAATGCCGGTCATGATCACCAGCCAGCTCTACGTCAAAGGCTTCAAGCTGGGCGCTATCGTGGCGGAATTGGAAAAAATCGAGGGCGTGAAGGGATACTAA